The Candidatus Nanopelagicales bacterium genome includes the window GGCGCCACCCGCTACCGGCCCAGCGACCGGCTGCGCGAACTGGTCACCGCCAGGGACACCACCTGCACCTTCCCCGGCTGCACCATCCCCTCGGTCCACACCGACCTCGACCACGCGGCCACCTACGACGGGGCGAACACCACGGCGGGCAACCTGCACCCGGCCTGCCGACGGCATCACCGGATCAAGACCCACACCGGCTGGTCCGCGGCCCCCGACCCGGACAGCGGGCAGATCAGATGGACCAGCCCCACCGGCCACACCTACCCCACACCCCCCGATCCGATCTGGGACACCGGACCCCCGCCGCCCGACGAGGGCACTACTGACCCGACAGTCAGCGCACTCGAGACCTGGCTCGGCGCACACCTCGCCGCCTGACCATGGGCCTGCAGGCCTGTCCCGGTCGCAGGGATCCGCTCGTTGTCTGGCACGTCGCTGCCCCGCGCTCCTAGGGTCGGCGCGTGACCGAGTCAGAGCCCGAGCTCGAGCCCGGCGGTGCCCACGCACGACCCGAGCAGCGCGACCTGCCACAGCGGCCAGAGCCACCGATGGCGGGGGACGAGACGGCGACACTCCTCGGCTCCCTGGACCGTCAACGAGCGACGCTGGCCTGGAAGTGCGGCGGTCTCGGTCCCGAGGGGATGCGCGCCACCGTCGGCGTCTCCACCATCACCCTCGGCGGACTAATCAAGCACCTCGCGCTGGTGGAGGACGACTGGTTCTCCTGGCGACTGCACGGCAACGAACGACAACCGCTGTGGCTGAATGCCGACTGGGACTCCGACCCCGACTGGGAATGGCACTCCGCCGCCGATGACGACCCGGACGAGCTACGCGAGCTGTGGCAGGACGCCGTCGACCGATCCCGCCTCCTGATCCAGCAGGCGCTCGACGAGGGCGGCCTCGACTTCCGCGCCCGACGCGCGTGGCCGGACGGGCGGGCGCCCAGCCTGCGACGCATGCTTGCCGACCTGATCGAGGAGTACGCGCGCCATGTGGGCCACGCGGACCTGATCCGCGAGTCAGTCGACGGTCTGGTCGGCGAGGACCCGCCCTGGCCCCCGGAGCCGTAGGCACCGGCCACGACCGCACGCCGACGCCTCGACGCCGACGTCCGACCTGCACGACGACCGCGCCGATCACTCCCGCGGGACCGACTCACCGAGGCCGGGAGCGGGACGCCGCACCCCCGGCCGCGCGCCGTCGAGCGTCAGCGGCAGCCCGGGCACCAGCACCTCGCGGCCCGGCGCCACCTCCAGACCCTGCAACACCCCCAGCGCCGCCGCCTGCGGATCCGCCAGCAGGTCCTCCGGCAGCTGCACCCGGTCCGCCGGCACCCCGTGCGCCGTCAGCCTGGACACCACCTCCGCCGCCGGCAGCGCACCGAGGATCCGCTCCAGGTCCGCCCGCAGCTCCGCGTCATGGGCCACCCGGTCGGTGGTGCTGGCGTACCGCGCGTCCGACAGCAGCTCCGGTGCCCGCAGCGCCGTGCAGAGCGCCGCGAACCCCGCGTCGCCACCCACTCCGATGCACACGTCGCCGTCCGCGGCCGCGAAGATCCCGTACGGCGAGAACGCGGGATGCCCGCTGCCGAACCGACCGGACTCCGCGCCGGTGAGCTGGTGGGCGACGACGTGGTACGAGACCCAGGTCGCACCGGTCTCGAACAGCGACGTCGCCACCGCACCACCGCGCCCGGTGCGCTCGCGGCGCAGCAGCGCGGCCAGCACGCCCAGCGCCAGCCAGGTTCCGGCACCGACGTCCAGCACCGACACCCCCGCCCGCACCGGTGGGCCGTCCGCCTCGCCGGTCACTCCCGCAACCCCGGTCCGTGCCTGCAGCACCGCGTCGTACCCGGCGCGGTCCCGGTCCACACCCCCGTCGCCGTACCCGGACAGCGTGGCGTGCACCAGCCGCGGGAAGCGATCGGACAGCGCCTCCGCATCCAGCCCGTACCGGACCAGCTTCGCCGGCCGCAGGTTGCAGACGAACACGTCGGCGTCCGCCAGCAAGGCGTCCAGCGCGGCGCGCCCGGACTGCGTGCGCAGGTCCAGCCGGACCCCGGTCTTGTTGCGGTTCACGACGTGGAAGTACGCCGACCCGTCACCCGCCGCGGGCGCCATCCGCCGCGCGTCGTCGCCGCCGGGCGGCTCCACGTGCACCACGTCCGCGCCGAGGTCGGCCAGCACCGCCGCAGCCCATGGGGCGGCGATGTTCGACGTCAGGTCCACCACCGACAGGCCCGCGAGCGGGAGCTCCTCGTCCACGGGCCCAGCATCCCGCGTGCCCCGCCGTTCGACGGGTGCAGGGGCTCATCCCCGAGGACGAGGGACCCCGTGCCATCCGACCCTGACGACCGGGACCGCCCGGGTCGACGCTGGGGCTGGAAGCGGTCCCGGCTCGGGTCCGGACCGCCCTGGACCAGGGGGTGCCCCATGTCGTCGTCCCTACCCGCTCCCTGCCGTGCACCGCGACCGCGGATCCGGCTGGCCGCAGCCGTACTCGGACTGTTGCTCCTGCCCGGGCTCGCCGGCCTGACCGCCGCGTCCGCGCAGGACGTGTCTCCGTACGAGGCCGCCGTGACCAAGGAGGTGGCCGCGTTCGGCAAGCAGCTGGAGAACTTCGACCACTTCGCCGAGTCGCTGAAGCGGATCGCCGCCAACATGGCCCCGGTCATCGGCCGCACCGACGCGAACTCGGTCCGCCTGCGCAAGCAGCTGCAACTGATGGCCAGCGGGAACCGGATGGGGATCAGCACCTGGCGGCTCGGGCAGAACGACCAGCTGACCAAGCGGCTCACCTCGGCGCAGGCTCGGCTGATCAGCATGCTGCCGTCTCAGCGGAGCGTCATCGTCGCCGGCATCGCGCTGATGAAGAAGGGCGTGAAGACCCTGACCATGAAGGCCGGCCTGGAACTGGAGTCCGCGGCCGCCAACCTCGCCTCCGCCAGCATCGGCGCGTACAAGACCGACGCCACGGCGGCGAAGCGGGCGCGCAGCACGGCCAACGAGCAGTTCCTCGACGGCCGTGACAAGCTCATGTCGGTGGTGTTGCCCGCCGTGGAGTAGACGGACCACGCGCTGCCTCGGGTCGTCAGCCGCTCGCCGCGCAACGAGGCTGTCCCCGGTGCCACAGTGCGGACATGCGTCGACTCACCCTGCTGGCGACCGCCGCGGCCGTCGCCGTCGTCACCGCCGTCCTCACCGCTCCCGCCCAGGCCCTCGCGCCGGCGGCCAACAACTTGCCCACCCCCTCGTCGAGCGTGTGCTCGGAGTGGGTCTACGGCGGGAACTACGCCTGCATGAAGGTGAACAAGAAGGCCGTGCCCTCCGGGGAGACGGCGCTGTTCACCGGCACGTTGTCCTCGGCCGCGATGAAGGCGCTGAAGGACTGGACCAAGGGCGACAACGTCGTCTGCCTGACCCGGTACAACACCAAGCCGCTGGCCGGCGGCGCCTGGCCGTGGCAGTACATGGAGGGCGTCTGCACCACGGTCCGCAAGAGCGGCGGGTTTACCCTGCGCGCCGAGTTCGGGCGCAAGGGCACCTTCTACTACGGCCTGGAGATGGGCCCGTGCCGCGCCGGCACCGACCTGTGCGGCGACGGTGACCCCGGCCTGATCGGCGTCTACAACCGCGGCGACAAGGCGCTGCAGCTGAAGACGACCTGAGCCCCTGACGGGGGCCCACACTCGTCGAGTGCTCGCCGGTGGGGGTTCCGGGACGGTCCTGGAACCCCCACGCGCGAGCACTCGACGCAGGGCGAGGTCGGCTCAGCCGGTCACGGACCAGATCGGGGTGCCCCGTTCGATCGTGCGGCTCACCGTGCACAGCCGGTCGTGCGACTTCTTCATCGCGTCCGGGAGAACGGCGCGGGCGGCGTCGCCTTCCTCGCCGGCGGGGAACTCCACGGTGAACGTCACCCGCAGGTTCTCCATCCGGTTGCCCTCCTCGTCGCGCACCTTGTCGCCCTCCCCGGTGACGACGAACACGACCGGCTCGGCGCGCTTGGACGTGATGTAGTCGACGTCCGCCCCGGTGCACCCGGCGATGGCGACGAGCAGAAGCTCGGTGGGCGTGAACGCGTCCGCGCCCGCGGCCCCGAAGCGCAGGGTCGCTCCGCGCTCGTTGCGTGCGACGTAGCTTCCCTTCTCGAGCCGCTCGATGGTCACGGTCCTGTGGTGATCAGCCATGGCCGCACCCTGGCATGCGCCGCAGCACGCCGACACCCGGGGTCCGATCCGGACCCGATGGAGCGCGATTCCTAACGGCCGCGGGCCTCGCGGCCGCGCCGGACGTACACCACGCCGACGCCGAGCAGGACGAGCGTCGCGACGAGACCGCTGAGCCAGTGCCACCACTCGGACGCCCAGAGGATCGTGAGGACGAGCCCCACCGCGGCACAGAGCAGGAAGACGGTGCCCCACAGCAGGTCGCGTCCGCCGCGCTTCTGGTAGGTGGCGCTGTCCTCGGTCGCCATGGCTCCACCACCTCTCGTCGGCAGGATGATCCCATCCTTCCGCGGAGGGTGTCGCGCCCACGCTCAGGGCCGGGCGTCCCGTGGGATACACCGGGTGCGGGACGGCTCGATACTCGGCCGACGAGATCCAGCAACAGCCGGGGAGGCCCCGTGCAGCGCAGCCCGTACGCGCGACGACGGCGGACAGAGGGCAGGCCTCAGGGTCGCGTCAAGGGGCCGGTTCCCCGGAGGGAACACAGGTCAGCCTCGAGCGGCGAGCAGGTCGCGGACCTGCGCGGCGGTCGGCACACGACCGGTGAGCACGACCTCGTCGTCGACGACAAGGCCGGGCGTGGACATGACGCCGTAGGCGGCGATGTCGGCGTAGTCGGTGACCTTCTCGATCGTGGCGTCGAGGCCGAGCTCGTCGACGGCCTGCCGGGTGGCCTTCTCGAGGTTCTGGCAGTTGGCGCACCCGGGGCCGAGCACCTTGATGATCACGTCGGGCTCCCTTCTGGTTGTGAGGCGGGGTGGGCCGTCCGGTCAGGTGGCGAGGACGACGTTGAACAGGTAGCCGACGGCGACGATGGCGGTGCCGACGACGAGGGCGAAGGTGGCGATGAGCGGCAGCTTGAGGACGCGGCGCAGCAGGATCATCTCCGGCAGCGACAGGGCGACCACGCTCATCATGAAGGCGAGCAGGGTGCCCATGGGCAGTCCGGCCTCGTGGAGGGACTGCACGAGCGGCATGACACCCGCGGCGTTGGAGTACAGCGGGATGCCGAGCAGCACCGCGACGACGACACCGAAGGGGTTGGTGGGGCTGGCGTACGTCGTGAAGAAGTCGGTCGGGACCCAGCCGTGGATGGCGGCCCCGAGGCCGATGCCCACCAGCAGGTACGGCCAGATCTTGCGCAGGATGGTGGCGACCTCCTCGGCGCCCATCCGGAGCCGGTCGTCGAACGACAGTCCGGCGGTGGTGTCGACGACCTCGCCGCGCAGTCGCGTCTCGAAGACGAAGGGCTCCACCCAGCGCTCCAGCCGGAGCCGGCCGATGACCCAGCCGGCGACGATGGCCACGGTCATGCCGGCGGCCACGTAGAGCAGGGTCGGGCCGAGGCCGAACATGCCGAACAGCAGCCCGATGGCGATCTCGTTGACCAGCGGGGAGGCGATGAGGAACGACATCGTCACCCCGAGGGGCACGCCGGCGGCGACGAACCCGATGAACGCCGGCACCGCGGAGCAGGAGCAGAAGGGCGTCACGACCCCCAGGGCGGCGGCCAGGACGTTGCCGAGGCCCTCCCTCTTCCCGCCGAGCAGGGCGCGGGTGCGTTCCAGCGACATGTACGAGCGCAGCACGGTGACCACGAAGATGATCGCCACGAGCAGCAGGACGATCTTGACGGTGTCGGCGAAGAAGAACAGCAGGGCCGAGCCGAGCCCGCTGGCGGGGTCCAGGCCGATGCGGTCGACGAGCAGCCAGTCCCAGAACGGCTCGTTGAGACGGTACAGCGCGACCCAGACGAGGCCGGCGGCGGCGAGGGTGAGCCAGCGCCGGGTCGGGCTGGTCGGGCGGACCCGGTCGAGCAGGCTCACGGCGACACCGTCACGACGACACGGCCATCAGGGCACCCGGAAGCGCCGCGCGCATGCGGTCCCCGGCGTCGTCGGCGAGGGTGTAGTCGACCCAGCGGCCCCGCTTCGCCGCGGTCACCAGGCCCGCCTCGCGGAGCACCTTCAGGTGGTAACTGAGCAGGTTCGCGGCGACCGGGATCTGCTCCTGCAGTTCGCACACGCACGTGGTGCCGCCGCCCAGCCGGGACAGGACCGACCAGCGGACGGGATCCGCGAGCACGGCGAGCAGACCGACGGCGTCGCCCTGGTCACCCGACAGTTCAACGGTGCTTGATCCAGCCACGCTTGAAGCATCGGCCACCCGGCCAGGGCGACGGGAGGGGCGAACGACCCATCCGCCCGGTCTCTCGAACCACGGGATGCTTGTAGCGCGGGCGTCGGAGTCGGCCCGTCGTCACGCGTCCGCGGGGGCGAGGTGGGCGATCAGGGCCTCGACGCGGCTGCGGATCTCGTCGCGGATCGGTCTCACGGCGTCGACGCCCTGCCCGGCGGGGTCGTCGAGGACCCAGTCCTCGTATCGAGTGCCGGGGTAGTACGGGCAGGTGTCGCCGCAGCCCATGGTGATGACGACGTCGGAGGCCTCGACGGCCTGGTCCGTGAGGATCTTGGGCTGCTCGGCCGACATGTCGATGCCCTCCTCGAGCATCACGGCCACCGCGGCGGGGTTGACCCGGTCGGCGGGCGCCGAGCCGGCCGAGCGGACCTCGATCCGATCGCCGGCCAGGTGCTGGAGGTAGGCGGCGGCCATCTGCGAGCGGCCGGCGTTGTGGACACAGACGAACAGCACGGACGGCCTGGTACTCAACGGGAGCTGCCCTTCGTTTGTGGTGACGACGGTCGGTCGGTCGTGTCTAGCCGGCGACGGCGGGGGCCGTGGGTGCCAGCTCGGCGAGCAGGCCGTAGACCCGGCGGCGGATGTCGTCTCGGATCGGGCGCACCTGCTCCAGCGGCAGGCCGGCGGGGTCGGCCAGGTCCCAGTCCAGGTACCGCTTACCGGGGTAGACCGGACAGGCGTCTCCGCAGCCCATCGTGATGATGACGTCGGCTGCCCGCACCACGTCGTCGGTGAGCGGCTTGGGGAACGCCTCGACCAGGTCGACGCCGACCTCTGCCATGGCCTGGGTGGCCACCGGGCTGACCTGGTCGCCGGGCTGGGACCCGGCGGACCGTACGTGGACCCGCCCGCCGGACAGGTGGTGCATCCACGCAGCCGCCATCTGGGATCGACCCGCATTGTGGACGCAGATGAACAGCACCTCCGGTGTGGCCTTCGCGACCTTGCCCTCGGCCTGGGCGACCGCCAGCAACCGGTCGCGGGAGAACCGCTCGGTCAGCATCGGCAGGTGGGTCCGGACGGTGGCCGACGCCGCGAGCTGGTCGTAGGACTCCTGCACTACCTGCTCGACGGTCTCCCGGGAGAAGACGCCGTCGTAGCGGTACGCCAGGTCGGCGGTGACCTTCCTCAGCGCGAGGTGGGTCTCCAGCTCGCGGCGCCGCGCGTCATCGGGACTGGTCATGGACCGCCTCCGGCAGGTCGAGCGGCTCGGGCACCACGCCCGGCCGCGGATGGAAGACCTCGGTCAGCACGGCCCCCGCCGCGGCGCCGAGGAGCTGGAAGGCGATGAACGCCGGCACCGACGCAGGCGCGATGCCGGCGAACGTGTCGGTCAGCGACCGGCCGATCGTCACCGCCGGGTTAGCGAACGAGGTGGAGGAGGTGAAGAAGTACGCCGAGCCGATCCACGCCGCCACCAGCACCGGCCCCAGCGCCCCCCGCCCGGTGCGCGTCAACGCGCCGATGATCCAGAGCAGGCCGGAGGTGGCGACGACCTCGCCCAGCCAGATGCCGGCACCTGAGCGCACGTGCGTGGACGCCTGCCATGCGGGCAGCCCGAACATCACGTTCGCGACGGCGACACCCGCGACTGCACCGGCGATCTGCGACCCGACGTAGCCGAGCGCCTCGACCGGGGGCATCTCCCTGCGGACGACGGCGACGCCGGTGACGGCGGGGTTGAAGTGGGCGCCGGAGATCGGGCCCATGGTCCAGATCAGCACCCCGAGACCGGCGACGGTCGCGAGCGCGTTGACCAGCAACACGATCGCGAGGTTGTCGGTCAGGTTCGTCCCCATGATCCCGGACCCGACCACGATCGTGACGAGCAGTCCGGTGCCCAGGAACTCCGCCGCAAG containing:
- a CDS encoding HNH endonuclease signature motif containing protein, with product GATRYRPSDRLRELVTARDTTCTFPGCTIPSVHTDLDHAATYDGANTTAGNLHPACRRHHRIKTHTGWSAAPDPDSGQIRWTSPTGHTYPTPPDPIWDTGPPPPDEGTTDPTVSALETWLGAHLAA
- a CDS encoding DinB family protein — encoded protein: MTESEPELEPGGAHARPEQRDLPQRPEPPMAGDETATLLGSLDRQRATLAWKCGGLGPEGMRATVGVSTITLGGLIKHLALVEDDWFSWRLHGNERQPLWLNADWDSDPDWEWHSAADDDPDELRELWQDAVDRSRLLIQQALDEGGLDFRARRAWPDGRAPSLRRMLADLIEEYARHVGHADLIRESVDGLVGEDPPWPPEP
- a CDS encoding CoA transferase translates to MDEELPLAGLSVVDLTSNIAAPWAAAVLADLGADVVHVEPPGGDDARRMAPAAGDGSAYFHVVNRNKTGVRLDLRTQSGRAALDALLADADVFVCNLRPAKLVRYGLDAEALSDRFPRLVHATLSGYGDGGVDRDRAGYDAVLQARTGVAGVTGEADGPPVRAGVSVLDVGAGTWLALGVLAALLRRERTGRGGAVATSLFETGATWVSYHVVAHQLTGAESGRFGSGHPAFSPYGIFAAADGDVCIGVGGDAGFAALCTALRAPELLSDARYASTTDRVAHDAELRADLERILGALPAAEVVSRLTAHGVPADRVQLPEDLLADPQAAALGVLQGLEVAPGREVLVPGLPLTLDGARPGVRRPAPGLGESVPRE
- a CDS encoding OsmC family protein, giving the protein MADHHRTVTIERLEKGSYVARNERGATLRFGAAGADAFTPTELLLVAIAGCTGADVDYITSKRAEPVVFVVTGEGDKVRDEEGNRMENLRVTFTVEFPAGEEGDAARAVLPDAMKKSHDRLCTVSRTIERGTPIWSVTG
- a CDS encoding thioredoxin family protein, which gives rise to MIIKVLGPGCANCQNLEKATRQAVDELGLDATIEKVTDYADIAAYGVMSTPGLVVDDEVVLTGRVPTAAQVRDLLAARG
- a CDS encoding permease, with product MSLLDRVRPTSPTRRWLTLAAAGLVWVALYRLNEPFWDWLLVDRIGLDPASGLGSALLFFFADTVKIVLLLVAIIFVVTVLRSYMSLERTRALLGGKREGLGNVLAAALGVVTPFCSCSAVPAFIGFVAAGVPLGVTMSFLIASPLVNEIAIGLLFGMFGLGPTLLYVAAGMTVAIVAGWVIGRLRLERWVEPFVFETRLRGEVVDTTAGLSFDDRLRMGAEEVATILRKIWPYLLVGIGLGAAIHGWVPTDFFTTYASPTNPFGVVVAVLLGIPLYSNAAGVMPLVQSLHEAGLPMGTLLAFMMSVVALSLPEMILLRRVLKLPLIATFALVVGTAIVAVGYLFNVVLAT
- a CDS encoding metalloregulator ArsR/SmtB family transcription factor, producing MAGSSTVELSGDQGDAVGLLAVLADPVRWSVLSRLGGGTTCVCELQEQIPVAANLLSYHLKVLREAGLVTAAKRGRWVDYTLADDAGDRMRAALPGALMAVSS
- a CDS encoding arsenate reductase ArsC, with amino-acid sequence MLFVCVHNAGRSQMAAAYLQHLAGDRIEVRSAGSAPADRVNPAAVAVMLEEGIDMSAEQPKILTDQAVEASDVVITMGCGDTCPYYPGTRYEDWVLDDPAGQGVDAVRPIRDEIRSRVEALIAHLAPADA
- a CDS encoding arsenate reductase ArsC; this translates as MTSPDDARRRELETHLALRKVTADLAYRYDGVFSRETVEQVVQESYDQLAASATVRTHLPMLTERFSRDRLLAVAQAEGKVAKATPEVLFICVHNAGRSQMAAAWMHHLSGGRVHVRSAGSQPGDQVSPVATQAMAEVGVDLVEAFPKPLTDDVVRAADVIITMGCGDACPVYPGKRYLDWDLADPAGLPLEQVRPIRDDIRRRVYGLLAELAPTAPAVAG
- a CDS encoding MIP/aquaporin family protein, which produces MTGHPLARRLAAEFLGTGLLVTIVVGSGIMGTNLTDNLAIVLLVNALATVAGLGVLIWTMGPISGAHFNPAVTGVAVVRREMPPVEALGYVGSQIAGAVAGVAVANVMFGLPAWQASTHVRSGAGIWLGEVVATSGLLWIIGALTRTGRGALGPVLVAAWIGSAYFFTSSTSFANPAVTIGRSLTDTFAGIAPASVPAFIAFQLLGAAAGAVLTEVFHPRPGVVPEPLDLPEAVHDQSR